One part of the Aspergillus luchuensis IFO 4308 DNA, chromosome 5, nearly complete sequence genome encodes these proteins:
- a CDS encoding terpene synthase family protein (COG:S;~EggNog:ENOG410PJTY;~InterPro:IPR008949,IPR034686;~PFAM:PF19086;~SMCOG1052:Terpene synthase/cyclase metal-binding domain protein;~antiSMASH:Cluster_5.9), with protein sequence MAVTRVQQSVSSPTVKAPRRDTSLSIRLPEMFVLFLSGEPTVNRHYKCVKELSEAWISRECYFDERSQRRLQKTDFAYFCSIAAPDAEPEELRTVIDWGNWVFPFDDLFDNGSLKDDPERAQVLVEDLRAGMADETGQRPVLSDYPIVQVHNSVWHRITQAQPIGIRRRFARAMNDYCTGCMAQVRSCSKGELPSLEEMLSLRRQSAGVSPLFALVEYAHKLDIPDHVFECKSIQEIERIGTDLVLLQNDILSYCKEEKEGVSHNLVAICRHNGMPAQVAFNHVGEMLIERYRDWYLALAALPTWGERIDADVQEYIRGVQNVVRANLHWSFRSGRYFGKANDQVRKTGIVTVRSNNADFKLSMA encoded by the exons ATGGCCGTCACAAGAGTCCAGCAGAGTGTATCTTCGCCTACGGTCAAGGCACCCCGGCGAGATacttctctctccatccgcCTCCCCGAAATGTTCGTGTTGTTCTTGTCAGGCGAACCAACAGTAAACCGACACTATAAGTGTGTGAAAGAGCTGTCAGAAGCATGGATCTCAAG AGAATGTTACTTCGATGAAAGAAGCCAAAGGCGACTACAAAAGACGGACTTCGCTTATTTCTGCTCCATAGCAGCTCCAGATGCTGAGCCCGAGGAGTTGCGGACAGTTATCGATTGGGGAAACTGG GTGTTCCCTTTTGATGACC TCTTCGATAATGGAAGCCTCAAGGATGATCCGGAACGGGCCCAAGTGCTTGTTGAGGATTTGCGAGCAGGCATGGCCGACGAAACTGGGCAGAGACCAGTGCTCTCAGACTACCCCATAGTACAGGTGCACAACTCAGTATGGCATCGAATCACTCAG GCTCAACCTATCG GAATTCGTCGCAGGTTTGCACGTGCCATGAATGACTACTGCACGGGATGCATGGCCCAAGTACGCTCATGCTCCAAGGGGGAATTGCCCTCGCTTGAAGAGATGCTGTCTCTGCGCAGACAGTCTGCAGGCGTTTCGCCCCTCTTCGCTTTAGTAGA ATATGCCCACAAACTAGACATCCCAGATCATGTTTTTGAATGCAAAAGCATCCAGGAGATAGAGAGGATCGGTACTGACCTTGTATTACT GCAAAATGACATACTGTCATACTGCAAGGAAGAG AAAGAAGGTGTAAGCCATAATTTAGTGGCCATCTGCCGTCATAATGGCATGCCAGCGCAGGTGGCATTTAACCATGTGGGTGAAATGCTCATTGAGCGATACCGAGACTGGTACCTTGCTTTGGCGGCACTGCCAACCTGGGGGGAGCGAATCGACGCAGACGTTCAGGAATATATCCGAGGCGTGCAGAATGTCGTTCGCGCCAATCTCCACTGGAG CTTCCGATCGGGTCGATACTTTGGGAAAGCAAACGACCAAGTGCGAAAGACCGGAATTGTGACGGTGCGAAGCAATAACGCCGACTTTAAGCTGTCCATGGCGTAG
- a CDS encoding oxygenase MpaB family protein (COG:S;~EggNog:ENOG410PIVU;~InterPro:IPR037473,IPR018713;~PFAM:PF09995;~TransMembrane:2 (i345-364o445-466i);~antiSMASH:Cluster_5.9) yields the protein MVSSLHPQVGDRISSWGYSFSWTKDHLSREELEPLRQQYDSSAANALERLQAIRATLMEESKTKGTSAPPNDLYVLLRDHRGDDGVLAKFWTEVNTVPEWVDWEQLQRGQQFFYRYAIANIVGFALQGFVAENSAAPGVVEVLVRTGGFSTRMLLGRLLETFQWLIQVTHCIESIRPGGEGHIASVRVRLLHASVRQRIVQLCRTRPDYFDLARFGVPVNTLDSIHSISTFCCNPMWLQLPKFGIQPTPDEVKDYIALFRYLGFLLGTPTSYFETVERSKCTMESLLAHELRTTDTSRTVAFNFVECVTNLPGPFKVSKGFIEAGSRWINGDELCDELELGKPGLLFYLAFCGYCALVVAMAWVQRLFLSLDELLIAGFRSLLYGGVVQRKSRTRFEFRYVPRLGKQTGKEAYRGGDAATTKASWVAHPVWTIPTKCLGVGLFEMVLLVILGVSGVVIVGGALGVMQGMHRYYKTHA from the exons ATGGTCTCCTCTCTACACCCACAGGTTGGTGACAGAATCAGTAGCTGGGGCTACTCCTTCTCCTGGACAAAAGACCATCTCTCCAGGGAAGAGTTAGAGCCATTGCGCCAGCAGTATGATAGCTCTGCGGCTAACGCGCTGGAGAGGCTACAAGCAATTCGGGCTACCCTGatggaagaaagcaaaacaaaGGGGACAAGCGCACCACCTAATGATCTTTACGTCCTCTTACGGGACCACCGGGGGGATGACGGTGTCCTGGCTAAGTTCTGGACCGAAGTGAACACTGTTCCTGAATGGGTGGATTGGGAGCAGCTACAACGCGGCCAGCAATTCTTCTATCGCTATGCCATTGCCAATATTGTGGGGTTCGCTTTGCAAGGGTTTGTGGCGGAAAACTCG GCGGCACCTGGGGTCGTCGAGGTCCTTGTCCGAACGGGGGGCTTCTCCACCCGTATGCTTTTGGGCAGGTTGCTCGAAACCTTCCAGTGGCTGATCCAAGTCACCCATTGTATCGAATCAATTCGCCCCGGCGGCGAAGGGCACATTGCCAGCGTCCGGGTCAGACTGCTCCATGCCTCCGTCCGCCAACGCATCGTTCAGCTCTGTCGAACCAGGCCGGACTACTTTGATCTGGCACGCTTTGGAGTACCGGTGAATACCCTGGACTCGATCCACTCCATCAGCACCTTTTGTTGCAATCCTATGTGGCTTCAACTACCCAAGTTTGGCATCCAGCCTACTCCGGATGAGGTCAAGGACTATATTGCGCTCTTCCGGTACCTGGGCTTTCTCCTTGGAACGCCCACATCGTATTTTGAAACGGTGGAGCGGAGTAAATGCACTATGGAAAGCCTTCTGGCGCACGAGCTCCGTACCACTGATACGTCGCGAACGGTGGCGTTTAACTTTGTGGAATGCGTGACGAACTTGCCAGGGCCATTCAAGGTCTCCAAGGGATTCATCGAAGCGGGCAGTCGGTGGATCAATGGCGACGAGCTGTGTGATGAACTGGAACTTGGCAAACCAGGACTCCTGTTCTATCTGGCGTTTTGTGGGTATTGTGCACTAGTGGTAGCTATGGCGTGGGTCCAGCGGCTATTTCTCAGTCTGGATGAACTACTGATTGCT GGGTTCCGAAGTTTGCTGTATGGTGGAGTGGTCCAGCGAAAGTCGCGCACTCGTTTCGAGTTCAGATATGTGCCCCGACTCGGGAAGCAGACAGGGAAAGAAGCATACAGGGGTGGTGATGCGGCTACGACAAAGGCTTCCTGGGTTGCTCACCCGGTGTGGACGATACCCACAAAATGCCTGGGAGTGGGCCTCTTTGAGATGGTGCTTCTCGTGATACTTGGTGTTTCTGGAGTGGTGATAGTGGGAGGTGCGCTCGGAGTCATGCAGGGTATGCATAGGTATTACAAGACGCATGCATAA